One segment of Stenotrophomonas sp. SAU14A_NAIMI4_8 DNA contains the following:
- a CDS encoding EAL domain-containing protein, which translates to MTARGPRDRPALGEPSAATDVALAALDSALAATPPPALAALLKQARQALLDERQRAQDHQSRYTALFDAVPDPVSILSAEGVVLDVNRAGIQAYDRPRDAIVGQPIELLNPDLPSDHLEPVWEALNRGDTYVIEVTNMRGDGSRFPVEVHSAGFSDRGERCIVAVARDLSGRWRAESRYRLLMESIDKGVILFDRNLNALSANPAAHRILGLAGDGTGLHSLLDPEAWIVVDEHGQPLPTAMWPTNRCFQAGRVIRSTVIGLYHRPRGRMLWLSCTNVPVFSSGCDEAGHVYAMFSDITELKRNSLLFSRAQSLAHIGGWEWDRGLQRLYLTDEARHIVGQPNDVQDMPDLLDCLRSDDRAALQQALADTIEHRSSFGLELQGQRRDGHSFWIRMIGEVSTGDVDAARIAGTLQDITERKQAEETLRVQARTDPLTGIMNRDAVLSDLEVRMASPGHDRVAVLYIDLDRFKVVNDLLGHNAGDELLIEATQRIARAIGTEGLLARFGGDEFLVICDLRDQPDQAEQLAERIITAFVPPFQLGSDEFPVTASIGIACAPQDGDRPQQLIQNADTAMYECKRRTRNGWQVFSQELAERQNDRLQIESRLHKALDGDEFRLVYQPQVNLRTGATIGCEALMRWQNSQLGEMRPDLFIRHAEHTGDIVRIGHWALREACRQVRQWRDDGLGVLRVAVNVSYRQFTGDDLARNVRSLLDEFELPGTALELEFTERVLIEDAPDTLRTFARLREMGVMLTIDDFGEGYSALNYLRRLPIHGLKLSQLFVEGIPRNRSDVAVCEAVCAIARSLGLGVVAEGVENEAQRQCLLDLGVTVGQGFLFAHGLEPTEFERHLARSR; encoded by the coding sequence ATGACCGCCCGCGGCCCGCGCGACCGTCCGGCCCTCGGCGAACCTTCCGCCGCAACCGACGTCGCCCTGGCCGCACTGGACAGCGCGCTGGCCGCCACCCCGCCGCCCGCGCTGGCCGCACTGCTGAAACAGGCCCGCCAGGCCCTGCTGGACGAGCGCCAGCGCGCCCAGGACCATCAATCGCGCTACACCGCCTTGTTCGACGCGGTGCCCGACCCGGTCAGCATCCTCAGTGCCGAAGGCGTGGTGCTGGATGTGAACCGTGCCGGCATCCAGGCCTATGACCGCCCGCGCGACGCCATCGTCGGCCAGCCCATCGAACTGCTGAACCCCGACCTGCCCAGCGACCATCTGGAACCGGTCTGGGAGGCATTGAACCGCGGCGACACCTACGTCATCGAAGTGACCAACATGCGCGGCGACGGCAGCCGCTTCCCGGTGGAAGTGCACTCGGCCGGCTTCAGCGACCGGGGCGAGCGCTGCATCGTGGCGGTGGCGCGCGACCTCAGTGGTCGCTGGCGCGCCGAATCGCGCTACCGGCTGCTGATGGAATCGATCGACAAGGGCGTGATCCTGTTTGATCGCAACCTCAACGCCCTGTCGGCCAACCCGGCCGCGCACCGCATCCTGGGCCTGGCCGGCGATGGCACCGGCCTGCACTCGCTGCTGGACCCCGAGGCCTGGATCGTGGTGGACGAACACGGCCAGCCGCTGCCGACCGCCATGTGGCCGACCAACCGCTGTTTCCAGGCCGGGCGGGTGATCCGCAGCACCGTGATCGGCCTGTACCACCGCCCGCGCGGGCGCATGCTGTGGCTGTCGTGCACCAACGTGCCGGTGTTCAGCAGTGGCTGCGACGAGGCCGGGCATGTGTATGCGATGTTCAGCGACATTACCGAACTGAAGCGCAACAGCCTGCTGTTCTCGCGCGCGCAGTCGCTGGCCCATATCGGCGGCTGGGAATGGGACCGCGGCCTGCAGCGCCTGTACTTGACCGACGAGGCCCGCCACATCGTCGGCCAGCCCAACGACGTGCAGGACATGCCCGACCTGCTGGACTGCCTGCGCAGCGATGACCGTGCGGCCCTGCAGCAGGCGCTGGCCGACACCATCGAGCACCGCAGCAGCTTCGGGCTGGAGCTGCAGGGGCAGCGCCGCGACGGCCATTCGTTCTGGATCCGCATGATCGGCGAAGTCTCTACCGGCGATGTGGATGCCGCGCGCATCGCCGGCACCCTGCAGGACATCACCGAGCGCAAGCAGGCCGAGGAAACCCTGCGCGTGCAGGCACGCACCGATCCGCTGACCGGCATCATGAACCGCGATGCGGTACTGAGCGACCTGGAGGTGCGCATGGCCAGCCCCGGCCACGACCGGGTGGCGGTGCTGTACATCGACCTGGACCGCTTCAAGGTGGTCAACGACCTGCTGGGCCACAACGCCGGCGACGAGCTGCTGATCGAAGCCACCCAACGCATCGCCCGCGCGATCGGCACCGAGGGCCTGCTGGCCCGGTTTGGTGGCGACGAATTCCTGGTCATCTGCGATCTGCGCGACCAGCCCGACCAGGCCGAACAACTGGCCGAGCGCATCATCACCGCCTTCGTGCCGCCCTTCCAGCTGGGCAGCGACGAGTTCCCGGTGACGGCCAGCATCGGCATTGCCTGCGCCCCGCAGGATGGCGACCGGCCGCAGCAGCTCATCCAGAATGCCGACACCGCCATGTACGAGTGCAAGCGCCGCACCCGCAACGGCTGGCAGGTGTTTTCGCAGGAACTGGCCGAGCGCCAGAATGACCGTCTGCAGATCGAAAGCCGCCTGCACAAGGCGCTGGACGGCGATGAGTTCCGCCTGGTCTACCAGCCCCAGGTGAACCTGCGCACCGGCGCCACCATCGGCTGCGAGGCACTGATGCGCTGGCAGAACAGCCAACTGGGGGAAATGCGCCCGGACCTGTTCATCCGCCATGCCGAACATACCGGCGATATCGTGCGTATCGGCCACTGGGCGCTGCGCGAAGCCTGCCGCCAGGTGCGGCAGTGGCGCGACGACGGCCTGGGCGTGTTGCGGGTGGCGGTGAACGTGTCCTACCGCCAGTTCACCGGCGACGACCTGGCGCGCAACGTGCGCAGCCTGCTGGACGAGTTCGAACTGCCCGGTACCGCGCTGGAGCTGGAATTCACCGAGCGGGTGCTGATCGAGGACGCACCCGATACCCTGCGCACCTTCGCCCGCCTGCGCGAGATGGGGGTGATGCTGACCATCGACGATTTCGGCGAAGGCTACAGCGCACTGAACTACCTGCGTCGGCTGCCGATCCACGGGCTCAAGCTCAGCCAGCTGTTCGTGGAAGGCATTCCACGCAACCGCTCGGACGTGGCGGTGTGCGAGGCGGTCTGCGCGATCGCCCGCAGCCTGGGCCTGGGCGTGGTGGCCGAAGGCGTGGAAAACGAGGCCCAGCGGCAGTGCCTGCTCGACCTGGGCGTGACCGTCGGCCAGGGCTTCCTGTTCGCCCACGGGCTGGAGCCGACCGAGTTCGAGCGCCACTTGGCCCGCAGCCGCTGA
- a CDS encoding hydroxymethylglutaryl-CoA lyase: MNDFVRIVEVGPRDGLQNEQQTVSTADKIALIDRLSATGLRSIEATSFVSPRWVPQLADATEVFTGISRRPGVAYPVLVPNEQGYDRAVAAGAQEVAVFTAASETFNRKNTNAGIDESLARFQPILRRALVDGVRVRGYVSTVLGCPYQGEVPLADVVWVARALHRMGCYEISLGDTIGVGTPHKARAMLQAVAAEIPMSALAVHFHDTYGQAIANIATCLEEGVRVVDSAVSGAGGCPYAKGASGNVASEDVVYLLRGLGLESGVDLDALAATGRWLAGLLGRTTASRTGQALAAT, translated from the coding sequence ATGAACGATTTCGTACGCATCGTCGAAGTCGGCCCGCGCGACGGGCTGCAGAACGAACAGCAGACCGTGTCCACCGCCGACAAGATCGCCCTGATCGATCGCCTGTCGGCCACCGGCCTGCGCAGCATCGAGGCCACCAGCTTCGTCAGCCCGCGCTGGGTACCACAGCTGGCCGATGCGACCGAGGTCTTCACCGGCATCAGCCGCCGCCCCGGCGTGGCCTACCCGGTACTGGTGCCCAACGAGCAGGGCTATGACCGCGCCGTGGCGGCGGGCGCACAGGAAGTGGCGGTGTTCACCGCCGCATCGGAAACCTTCAACCGCAAGAACACCAATGCCGGCATCGACGAATCGCTGGCCCGCTTCCAGCCGATCCTGCGCCGCGCCCTGGTCGACGGCGTGCGCGTGCGCGGCTACGTGTCCACCGTGCTCGGCTGCCCCTACCAGGGCGAGGTGCCGCTGGCCGACGTGGTGTGGGTGGCCCGCGCACTGCATCGCATGGGCTGTTACGAAATCTCGCTGGGCGACACCATCGGCGTCGGCACCCCGCACAAGGCCCGCGCCATGCTGCAGGCGGTAGCCGCCGAAATTCCCATGTCCGCGCTGGCCGTGCACTTCCACGACACCTATGGCCAGGCCATCGCCAACATCGCCACCTGCCTGGAAGAAGGCGTGCGCGTGGTCGACAGCGCGGTGTCCGGCGCCGGCGGCTGCCCCTATGCCAAGGGTGCCAGCGGCAACGTGGCCAGCGAAGACGTGGTCTACCTGCTGCGCGGTCTGGGCCTGGAAAGCGGGGTGGATCTGGATGCCCTGGCCGCCACCGGCCGCTGGCTGGCCGGGCTGTTGGGCCGCACCACCGCCAGCCGCACCGGCCAGGCATTGGCGGCCACATGA
- a CDS encoding enoyl-CoA hydratase/isomerase family protein encodes MNDALQIERTGATLTLWLNRPTLHNAFDAGLIAQLTTALEEAGRDDGVRVVVLAGHGASFSAGADLQWMRGMAAASEAENRDDALALARLMRTLDELPKPTLARVHGAAFGGGVGLVACCDIALASTSARFGLTESRLGLLPAVISPYVIQAIGARQARRWFATGEHFDADTALRIGLVHQLVEPDRLDDALQRQLALLDKAGPIAAASAKQLVRQVCESRDRDRLDHDNASLIARLRVSAEGQEGLGAFLDKRAPHWVTEA; translated from the coding sequence ATGAACGATGCTTTGCAGATCGAGCGCACTGGCGCCACCCTGACCCTCTGGCTGAACCGGCCGACCCTGCACAATGCCTTCGACGCCGGGCTGATCGCCCAGCTGACCACGGCACTGGAGGAAGCGGGGCGCGATGACGGGGTACGGGTGGTGGTGCTGGCCGGCCATGGCGCCTCGTTCTCGGCCGGCGCCGACCTGCAGTGGATGCGCGGCATGGCCGCGGCCAGCGAAGCGGAAAACCGCGACGATGCGCTGGCCCTGGCACGGCTGATGCGCACCCTGGACGAGCTGCCCAAGCCGACCCTGGCGCGGGTGCATGGCGCCGCCTTCGGTGGCGGGGTGGGCCTGGTGGCCTGCTGCGATATCGCCCTGGCCAGCACCAGCGCCCGCTTCGGCCTGACCGAAAGCCGGCTGGGGCTCCTTCCGGCGGTCATTTCGCCCTACGTGATCCAGGCCATCGGCGCCCGCCAGGCCCGGCGCTGGTTCGCCACCGGCGAGCACTTCGACGCCGACACCGCCCTGCGCATCGGCCTGGTCCACCAGCTGGTGGAGCCGGACCGCCTGGACGACGCCCTGCAGCGCCAGTTGGCCCTGCTGGACAAGGCCGGCCCGATTGCCGCCGCGTCGGCCAAGCAGCTGGTCCGCCAGGTCTGCGAGAGCCGCGACCGCGACCGCCTGGACCATGACAATGCCAGCCTGATCGCCCGCCTGCGGGTGTCGGCCGAAGGCCAGGAGGGCTTGGGCGCCTTCCTGGACAAACGTGCGCCACACTGGGTCACCGAAGCCTGA
- a CDS encoding FeoA family protein: MTLSELPLHTPAVVDSVQDLHANDAIARRLRELGFVKGEEVRLVAKGPVGGEPLLVQVGFTRFALRISEAKRVVIDAARQESRA; this comes from the coding sequence ATGACGCTGTCCGAACTGCCCCTGCACACCCCGGCCGTGGTCGATTCCGTGCAGGACCTGCACGCCAACGATGCCATTGCCCGCCGCCTGCGCGAGCTGGGCTTCGTCAAGGGCGAGGAGGTGCGTCTGGTGGCCAAGGGCCCGGTGGGGGGCGAGCCGCTGCTGGTGCAGGTCGGCTTCACCCGTTTCGCCCTGCGTATCTCTGAAGCCAAGCGCGTCGTGATCGATGCCGCCCGCCAGGAAAGCCGCGCATGA
- the feoB gene encoding ferrous iron transport protein B yields MTSNASATPLRIALVGNPNSGKTALFNQLTGSRQKVANYTGVTVERKEGRLRAPSGREFAVLDLPGAYSLQPASLDEAITRDLCRGFYPGEAAPDVLLCVIDATNLRLHLRFALELRELGKPMVIALNMVDAAQRRGIQIDVAALEREIGVPVVETVAVRKQGARALVERLDAMVPHLDAPLVGVEGGIDYHGKVRDILSAAVRMPARTAKIDDTLDRWLLHPVFGLATLVVVMFLIFQAVFAWATPLMDGIEAGFAWLGELAADALPAGPLTSLLTDGIIAGVGGVVVFLPQILILFAFILALEESGYLPRAAFLLDRMMAAAGLSGRSFIPLLSSFACAVPGIMATRSIQDPRDRLATILVAPLMTCSARLPVYALLIGAFIPEGKVGIFNQQGLVLFGLYVAGILSALVMSWVMKKWRRDKSEHPLLLELPSYRIPHPRDLAVGLYERGMIFLKRVGGIILALTVLLWFLLSFPGAPEGATMPAIDYSFAGQIGHAMTAIFSPLGFNWQICIALIPGMAAREVAVSSLATVYALSAADDDAAAQALTPLLSDGWSLATGLSLLVWFIYAPMCISTLATIKRETNSWKQMGFATVYLFAAAYVAALITYQVTVALGGG; encoded by the coding sequence ATGACCAGCAACGCCTCCGCCACGCCGTTGCGCATTGCGCTGGTCGGTAATCCCAACAGCGGCAAGACCGCGCTGTTCAACCAGCTGACCGGCAGCCGGCAGAAGGTGGCCAACTACACCGGCGTCACCGTCGAGAGGAAGGAAGGCCGCCTGCGCGCGCCGTCCGGCCGCGAGTTCGCCGTGCTCGACCTGCCCGGCGCCTACAGCCTGCAGCCGGCCAGCCTGGACGAGGCGATCACCCGCGATCTGTGCCGGGGTTTCTACCCGGGCGAGGCCGCGCCGGACGTACTGCTGTGCGTGATCGACGCCACCAACCTGCGCCTGCACCTGCGCTTCGCGCTGGAACTGCGCGAGCTGGGCAAGCCGATGGTGATCGCGCTGAACATGGTCGATGCCGCGCAGCGCCGTGGCATCCAGATCGATGTGGCCGCGCTGGAGCGCGAGATCGGCGTGCCGGTGGTGGAAACCGTAGCGGTGCGCAAGCAGGGCGCGCGTGCGCTGGTCGAGCGGCTGGATGCCATGGTGCCGCACCTGGATGCGCCGCTGGTTGGCGTAGAGGGCGGCATCGATTACCACGGCAAGGTGCGCGACATCCTGTCGGCGGCCGTGCGCATGCCCGCACGCACCGCGAAGATCGATGACACCCTGGACCGCTGGCTGCTGCACCCGGTGTTCGGCCTGGCCACCCTGGTGGTGGTGATGTTCCTGATCTTCCAGGCGGTGTTTGCGTGGGCGACCCCGCTGATGGACGGCATCGAAGCCGGGTTCGCCTGGCTGGGCGAACTGGCCGCCGACGCGCTGCCGGCCGGGCCGCTGACCAGCCTGCTGACCGACGGCATCATTGCCGGCGTGGGCGGGGTGGTGGTGTTTTTGCCGCAGATCCTGATCCTGTTCGCCTTCATCCTGGCCCTGGAAGAGTCGGGCTACCTGCCGCGCGCAGCGTTCCTGCTGGACCGCATGATGGCCGCCGCCGGCCTGTCGGGGCGCTCGTTCATCCCGCTGCTGTCCAGCTTCGCCTGCGCCGTGCCCGGCATCATGGCCACCCGCAGCATCCAGGATCCGCGTGACCGCCTGGCCACCATCCTGGTGGCGCCGCTGATGACCTGCTCGGCGCGTCTGCCGGTGTACGCGCTGCTGATCGGCGCCTTCATCCCCGAGGGCAAGGTCGGCATCTTCAACCAGCAGGGCCTGGTGCTGTTCGGCCTGTACGTGGCCGGCATCCTCAGCGCGCTGGTGATGTCGTGGGTGATGAAGAAGTGGCGCCGCGACAAGAGCGAGCACCCGCTGCTGCTGGAACTGCCGTCCTACCGCATTCCGCACCCGCGCGACCTGGCCGTGGGCCTGTACGAGCGCGGCATGATCTTCCTCAAGCGCGTGGGCGGCATCATCCTGGCGCTGACCGTGCTGCTGTGGTTCCTGCTGTCCTTCCCCGGCGCGCCGGAAGGGGCGACCATGCCGGCCATCGACTACAGCTTCGCCGGGCAGATCGGCCATGCGATGACGGCGATCTTCTCGCCGCTGGGCTTCAACTGGCAGATCTGCATCGCGCTGATCCCGGGCATGGCCGCGCGCGAAGTGGCGGTGTCTTCGCTGGCCACCGTGTATGCGCTGTCGGCCGCCGATGACGATGCCGCAGCGCAGGCGCTGACCCCGCTGCTGAGCGATGGCTGGTCGCTGGCCACCGGTCTGTCGCTGCTGGTGTGGTTCATCTATGCGCCCATGTGCATTTCCACCCTGGCCACCATCAAGCGCGAAACCAATTCGTGGAAGCAGATGGGCTTTGCCACCGTGTACCTGTTCGCTGCGGCCTACGTGGCGGCGCTGATCACCTACCAGGTGACCGTGGCGCTGGGGGGCGGCTGA
- a CDS encoding DUF6587 family protein: protein MTAGLLIQYLIIALAVLVSAWVVLKKQFPGAARRLRGSVALALLKPGRPGWMQVLGRKIAPPASGGGGACGGCDSCGPTKR from the coding sequence ATGACCGCCGGGCTGCTGATCCAGTACCTCATCATCGCGCTGGCCGTGCTGGTCAGTGCGTGGGTGGTGCTGAAGAAGCAGTTCCCGGGTGCGGCGCGCAGGCTGCGCGGCAGTGTGGCGCTGGCGCTGCTGAAGCCGGGCCGCCCGGGGTGGATGCAGGTGCTGGGGCGGAAGATCGCGCCGCCGGCCAGCGGTGGCGGTGGCGCTTGCGGCGGCTGCGACAGCTGCGGACCGACCAAGCGGTAG
- the dapB gene encoding 4-hydroxy-tetrahydrodipicolinate reductase: MNQTPLRLLIHGASGRMGQALLRLAAEHPDTLQIVAAVTGRAPAQRVVDGVPFFAASELAGAPAFDVAIDFSLPEGFDPMLALCVQRGAGLVSGTTGISSAQRQALDAAATQIPLVWASNFSLGVAVLDELVERAGQALAGWDCDIVESHHTQKKDAPSGTALTLGAAAQRGGAQPHYASLRAGDIVGEHLVQFTGLGERIELVHRATNRDIFARGALFAARQLQGRAPGSYRVRDLLDAPRA, translated from the coding sequence ATGAACCAGACCCCCCTGCGATTGCTCATCCATGGCGCTTCCGGGCGCATGGGCCAGGCCTTGTTGCGCCTGGCTGCCGAACACCCCGACACCCTGCAGATCGTTGCCGCCGTGACCGGCCGGGCGCCGGCCCAGCGGGTGGTGGACGGCGTGCCGTTCTTCGCCGCCAGTGAGCTGGCAGGCGCGCCAGCCTTCGATGTGGCCATCGATTTCAGCCTGCCGGAGGGCTTCGACCCGATGCTGGCGCTGTGTGTGCAGCGCGGCGCTGGGCTGGTGTCGGGCACCACCGGCATTTCCAGCGCGCAGCGGCAGGCGCTTGACGCTGCGGCCACGCAGATTCCGCTGGTCTGGGCCTCCAACTTCAGCCTGGGCGTAGCGGTGCTGGACGAGCTGGTGGAGCGGGCAGGGCAGGCGCTGGCCGGCTGGGACTGCGACATCGTCGAATCCCACCACACGCAGAAGAAGGACGCGCCCTCGGGCACGGCGCTGACCCTGGGCGCGGCCGCGCAGCGGGGCGGGGCGCAGCCGCATTACGCCAGCCTGCGTGCCGGTGACATCGTCGGCGAGCATCTGGTGCAGTTCACCGGCCTGGGTGAGCGCATCGAACTGGTGCACCGGGCCACCAACCGCGACATCTTCGCCCGTGGCGCGCTGTTTGCCGCCCGCCAGCTGCAGGGCCGCGCGCCGGGCAGCTACCGCGTGCGCGACCTGCTGGACGCCCCGCGGGCCTGA
- the carA gene encoding glutamine-hydrolyzing carbamoyl-phosphate synthase small subunit, producing the protein MTQAAILVLEDGTVFEGESVGAPGLSVGEVVFNTAMTGYQEVLTDPSYARQMVTLTYPHIGNTGMTDQDNEASKVWSAGLIVRDVPRRPSNWRSQVSLQDWLIQRGVVAIAGIDTRKLTRILREKGAQNGALMAGDIDVEKALEAARKFPGLKGMDLAKVVTTEKTYTWTEGQLDLDANAFVSVPARFKVVAYDFGVKTNILRMLAERGCEVTVVPAQTPAAEVLALKPDGVFLSNGPGDPEPCDYAIEAIKTFIDVKIPTFGICLGHQLLGLASGAKTMKMGHGHHGANHPVQDLDNGRVMITSQNHGFAIDEATLPATLRVTHRSLFDGTNQGVARTDVPAFSFQGHPEASPGPTDVGPLFDRFVALMEQSKA; encoded by the coding sequence GTGACCCAAGCCGCAATCCTCGTCCTCGAAGACGGCACCGTATTCGAGGGCGAATCCGTAGGCGCGCCCGGCCTGTCCGTCGGTGAGGTGGTGTTCAACACCGCCATGACCGGCTACCAGGAAGTGCTGACCGATCCGTCCTACGCCCGGCAGATGGTCACGTTGACCTATCCGCATATCGGTAACACCGGCATGACCGACCAGGACAATGAAGCGTCCAAGGTGTGGTCGGCCGGCCTGATCGTGCGCGACGTGCCGCGCCGTCCCAGCAACTGGCGCAGCCAGGTGTCGCTGCAGGACTGGCTGATCCAGCGCGGCGTGGTCGCCATCGCCGGCATCGACACCCGCAAGCTGACCCGCATCCTGCGCGAGAAGGGCGCACAGAACGGTGCGCTGATGGCCGGTGACATCGACGTGGAAAAGGCACTGGAAGCCGCCCGCAAGTTCCCGGGCCTGAAGGGCATGGACCTGGCCAAGGTGGTCACCACCGAAAAGACCTACACCTGGACCGAAGGCCAGCTGGACCTGGACGCCAACGCGTTCGTCAGCGTGCCGGCCCGGTTCAAGGTCGTGGCCTACGACTTCGGCGTGAAGACCAACATCCTGCGCATGCTGGCCGAGCGCGGCTGCGAAGTGACCGTGGTGCCGGCGCAGACCCCGGCGGCCGAAGTGCTGGCGCTGAAGCCGGACGGCGTGTTCCTGTCCAACGGCCCGGGTGACCCGGAACCGTGCGACTACGCCATCGAAGCGATCAAGACCTTCATCGACGTGAAGATCCCGACCTTCGGCATCTGCCTGGGCCACCAGCTGCTGGGCCTGGCATCGGGCGCCAAGACCATGAAGATGGGCCACGGCCACCACGGCGCCAACCACCCGGTGCAGGACCTGGACAACGGCCGGGTGATGATCACCTCGCAGAACCACGGTTTCGCCATCGATGAAGCGACCCTGCCGGCCACCCTGCGGGTGACCCACCGTTCGCTGTTCGACGGCACCAACCAGGGCGTGGCCCGCACCGACGTGCCGGCGTTCTCGTTCCAGGGCCATCCGGAAGCCTCGCCGGGCCCGACCGACGTGGGCCCGCTGTTTGACCGTTTCGTGGCCCTGATGGAACAGAGCAAGGCGTGA